The following proteins are encoded in a genomic region of Pikeienuella piscinae:
- a CDS encoding ABC transporter permease yields the protein MAERGVPSLAIRDLNVFYGQSHALQGVNLTLDRGVLSVVGRNGMGKTTLCKTIMGLERAASGAVALHGQALTGMTPSDIARLGVGYVPQGRRLWRSLSVDEHLKLVAVKGGAWSVERIYSTFPRLAERRDNLGAQLSGGEQQMLAIGRALLLNPRLLVMDEPTEGLAPVIVSQVEEMLLRLGREGDIDVLVIEQNIGVACAVSENVAIMVNGKIDRVMDAARLAADRDLQQALLGVGRHAHDETPDTAVAHAPTERAAGPTKIYLSNPKTPTRWSQSVPVRVIEGSARTVTAAEASSARKARPMRARASGAPGDVLVAGTLDTKSAELRFIRDILKGEGVRVRMVDLSTSGKPSGADVPPHAVAGFHPRGASGVFTGDRGSAVAGMTVAFERWMQAQDNVAGVIGAGGSGGTALVAPAFRALPVGVPKVIVSTVASGNTEQYVGPSDIFMLHSVADVQGLNSITRQVLANGAHALAGMAKARRAPAPAAPSKPAIGLTMFGVTTTAVRQVAAELEGEYDCLVFHATGTGGRAMENLLDSGMLAGVIDLTTTEVCDMVAGGVFPATEDRFGAAIRSGLPYIGACGALDMVNFNAPETVPERYRGRLLYEHNPQITLMRTSVEENERIARFIGARLNRMTGPVRFFLPEGGVSALDADGQPFRDPQADEALFSTLEGTVSQTMQRRLIRTPHNINDPEFAALAVATFRELHGGGARRAAGA from the coding sequence ATGGCTGAACGCGGCGTCCCCTCTCTCGCGATACGCGACCTGAACGTGTTCTACGGCCAGTCGCACGCCCTGCAGGGCGTGAACCTGACGCTCGATCGAGGCGTTCTATCCGTCGTCGGGCGGAACGGCATGGGCAAGACCACGCTCTGCAAGACGATCATGGGGCTGGAGCGGGCCGCCTCGGGCGCGGTCGCGCTTCATGGCCAGGCGCTGACCGGCATGACGCCCTCCGACATCGCCCGGCTTGGCGTCGGCTATGTGCCGCAGGGACGCCGGCTCTGGCGTTCGCTCAGCGTCGACGAGCATCTGAAGCTGGTGGCGGTGAAGGGCGGCGCCTGGTCGGTCGAGCGCATCTATTCGACATTTCCACGTCTCGCGGAGCGGCGCGACAATCTCGGCGCGCAGCTTTCGGGCGGCGAGCAGCAGATGCTCGCCATCGGCCGCGCGCTCCTCCTGAATCCGCGGCTTCTGGTGATGGACGAGCCGACCGAGGGGCTCGCCCCGGTGATCGTCAGCCAGGTCGAAGAGATGTTGCTCCGGCTCGGGCGCGAGGGCGATATCGACGTTCTTGTCATCGAGCAGAATATCGGCGTCGCCTGCGCGGTCTCCGAAAACGTCGCGATCATGGTCAATGGCAAGATCGACCGGGTGATGGATGCGGCGCGCCTCGCGGCCGATCGCGACCTGCAGCAGGCTTTGCTGGGCGTCGGGCGCCACGCGCATGACGAAACGCCGGACACCGCCGTCGCGCATGCGCCGACAGAGCGCGCGGCGGGGCCGACGAAGATCTACCTCTCCAATCCGAAAACGCCGACGCGCTGGTCGCAGTCGGTTCCGGTGCGGGTGATTGAAGGATCGGCGCGCACGGTGACGGCGGCCGAGGCTTCGTCGGCTCGAAAGGCCCGGCCGATGCGCGCGCGCGCGTCGGGGGCGCCCGGCGACGTCCTGGTGGCGGGAACGCTGGACACCAAGTCGGCCGAGCTGCGGTTCATCCGCGACATCCTCAAGGGCGAGGGGGTGAGGGTGCGGATGGTCGACCTCTCCACCAGCGGCAAACCCTCGGGCGCCGATGTGCCGCCGCACGCCGTCGCCGGGTTCCATCCGCGCGGCGCGAGCGGCGTCTTCACCGGCGATCGGGGATCGGCGGTCGCCGGAATGACCGTCGCCTTCGAACGCTGGATGCAGGCGCAGGACAATGTCGCCGGCGTGATCGGCGCGGGCGGCTCCGGCGGCACGGCGCTGGTCGCGCCGGCTTTTCGCGCCCTGCCGGTCGGGGTGCCGAAGGTGATCGTCTCCACCGTCGCCAGCGGCAACACCGAGCAATATGTCGGGCCGTCCGACATTTTCATGCTGCACTCCGTCGCCGACGTGCAGGGGTTGAACTCGATCACCCGGCAGGTGCTGGCGAACGGCGCGCATGCGCTTGCGGGCATGGCGAAGGCGCGGCGGGCGCCGGCGCCGGCCGCGCCGTCAAAGCCGGCGATCGGCCTCACCATGTTCGGCGTCACCACCACCGCCGTCCGGCAGGTCGCGGCCGAACTGGAGGGGGAGTACGACTGCCTCGTCTTCCACGCCACCGGGACCGGCGGAAGAGCGATGGAGAACCTGCTCGATTCGGGCATGCTGGCCGGAGTGATCGACCTGACCACGACCGAGGTCTGCGACATGGTGGCGGGCGGCGTCTTTCCGGCGACGGAGGATCGTTTCGGCGCCGCGATCCGGTCGGGCCTTCCCTATATCGGGGCCTGCGGCGCGCTCGACATGGTGAATTTCAACGCGCCGGAGACCGTGCCGGAGCGGTATCGCGGGCGGCTTCTCTATGAGCATAACCCGCAGATCACGCTGATGCGGACCTCGGTGGAGGAGAACGAGCGGATCGCCCGGTTCATCGGTGCGCGGTTGAACCGGATGACCGGGCCGGTGCGGTTCTTTCTGCCCGAGGGCGGAGTCTCCGCGCTGGACGCCGACGGCCAGCCCTTTCGAGATCCGCAGGCCGATGAGGCGCTATTCTCTACGCTGGAGGGAACCGTGAGCCAGACGATGCAGCGCCGTCTGATCCGCACGCCTCACAACATCAACGACCCGGAATTCGCCGCGCTTGCCGTGGCGACGTTCCGCGAATTGCACGGCGGCGGCGCGCGCCGCGCCGCGGGAGCCTAA
- a CDS encoding ABC transporter ATP-binding protein — protein MNAPVDMTATISERLSSTGTANALELRGVGKMFGALSALADIDMTVRPGERRAVLGSNGAGKTTLFNCVTGDFPPTTGSIRFFGEDITAFPPHERIRRGLRRTYQISLLFSGLSVLDNVYLASCGVSRGRFSFRRPRRDDALMASAENLVRVVHMEDAKDTIVANLSYGQQRQLEIAMALSGAPRFILFDEPAAGLSPTERRDLVEILTGLPGHMGFIIIEHDMDVALRVAESVTMMHNGRIFKEGKPAEIENDPEVQALYLGGGEDG, from the coding sequence TTGAACGCCCCGGTGGACATGACGGCGACGATATCGGAGCGGTTGAGTTCGACCGGCACCGCGAACGCGCTGGAGCTTCGCGGCGTCGGCAAGATGTTCGGGGCGCTCTCTGCGCTCGCCGATATCGACATGACCGTGCGCCCGGGCGAGCGCCGGGCGGTCCTCGGCTCGAACGGCGCCGGCAAGACCACGCTCTTCAACTGCGTGACCGGGGATTTTCCGCCGACCACCGGTTCTATCCGTTTCTTCGGCGAGGACATCACCGCGTTTCCGCCGCATGAGCGGATCAGGCGGGGGCTGCGCCGCACCTACCAGATCTCGCTGCTCTTCTCCGGGTTGAGCGTGCTCGACAATGTCTATCTCGCCAGTTGCGGAGTCTCGCGCGGGCGGTTCTCCTTTCGCCGCCCGCGCCGGGACGACGCGCTGATGGCGAGCGCGGAGAACCTGGTGCGCGTCGTCCATATGGAGGACGCCAAGGACACTATCGTCGCCAATCTCTCTTACGGCCAGCAGCGCCAGCTCGAGATCGCGATGGCGCTTTCGGGCGCGCCGCGTTTCATTCTCTTCGACGAGCCGGCGGCGGGGCTTTCGCCCACCGAGCGGCGCGATCTGGTGGAGATCCTGACCGGCCTTCCGGGCCATATGGGCTTCATCATCATCGAGCACGACATGGATGTCGCGCTCCGCGTCGCGGAATCTGTGACGATGATGCATAATGGGCGCATCTTCAAAGAAGGGAAACCGGCCGAGATCGAGAACGATCCCGAGGTGCAGGCGCTCTATCTCGGCGGGGGCGAGGATGGCTGA
- a CDS encoding branched-chain amino acid ABC transporter permease, translating to MALTEERPAEIAAVRESRIPLAYWLVGAILIVMPAIAGDYALYQIFGWTFILGMIALSLMFLAGYGGMVSLVQMTVAGLAGYMVAIFGTSAITDISQGWPWYLAIPLALIVAMVFGTLTGWLAVRTEGIYTIMITLAIASAFFYFVRQNYVVFNGFNGLNGILPPPLFGVDWRGPTAFYYLTLFWAALAYFAVLYLSRAPFGLALQGVRDNPRRMAALGYNVNAHRVAAYAFAALIAGIGGILLTWQSAQVSPGTVGVGPVIDILIIAVIGGVRHPIGPFIGALIYVILKTFATDALVGLGLAGERFQLLIGIGFLAIVFWSPDGILGLWEKWKASRGRDPLLDRDEAKF from the coding sequence ATGGCGCTGACGGAGGAAAGACCGGCGGAGATCGCGGCGGTGCGCGAGAGCCGGATTCCGCTCGCCTACTGGCTTGTCGGCGCGATCCTGATCGTCATGCCGGCGATCGCGGGGGACTATGCGCTCTACCAGATTTTCGGCTGGACCTTCATTCTCGGCATGATCGCGCTCAGCCTGATGTTTCTCGCCGGCTATGGCGGCATGGTCAGCCTCGTGCAGATGACGGTGGCGGGGCTGGCCGGCTACATGGTCGCGATCTTCGGAACCAGCGCCATCACCGACATTTCGCAGGGCTGGCCCTGGTATCTGGCGATCCCGCTGGCGCTGATCGTCGCGATGGTCTTCGGAACGCTGACCGGTTGGCTCGCGGTCAGGACGGAGGGGATCTACACGATCATGATCACCCTCGCGATCGCCTCGGCCTTCTTCTATTTCGTCAGGCAGAATTATGTCGTTTTCAACGGTTTCAACGGCCTGAACGGCATCCTGCCGCCGCCGCTTTTCGGCGTCGACTGGCGCGGGCCGACGGCGTTCTATTACCTGACGCTGTTCTGGGCCGCCCTCGCCTATTTCGCCGTGCTCTACCTTTCCCGCGCGCCGTTCGGGCTGGCGCTGCAGGGCGTACGGGACAATCCGCGCCGGATGGCGGCGCTCGGCTACAACGTCAACGCACACCGCGTCGCCGCCTACGCTTTCGCCGCGCTGATCGCCGGGATCGGCGGGATTCTCCTGACCTGGCAGTCGGCGCAGGTCTCCCCGGGCACGGTCGGCGTCGGGCCGGTGATCGATATCCTGATCATTGCGGTGATCGGCGGCGTCCGCCATCCGATCGGGCCGTTCATCGGCGCGCTGATCTATGTCATCCTCAAGACCTTCGCGACCGATGCGCTGGTCGGCCTCGGCCTCGCCGGGGAACGCTTCCAGCTTCTGATCGGAATCGGCTTTCTCGCCATCGTCTTCTGGTCGCCGGACGGCATCCTCGGGCTTTGGGAGAAATGGAAGGCGAGCCGGGGGCGCGACCCGCTTCTGGACCGTGACGAGGCGAAATTTTGA
- a CDS encoding branched-chain amino acid ABC transporter permease, whose translation MRGFYSRHPVWSGIIAILVAILLWMIFALWPDWLTDAIGRKKIFLNALFNGVTLGGLYFLVASGFTLIFGLMRNVNLAHGSLYLLGGYVGFLAADWTGYWLLAFPAAFVVVAALGVLLQIFVFRRMEGEDLRQTLVTIGISIVLADLMLWIWGGDYYNISPPGWLSGPVETFLSTAQKRSGDIVYMKYPVVRIVIFLASVAVGVAMWLLLNRTRVGMLIRAGVDDRDMLSATGARIQLVFVGVFAFGAGLAGMAGVVGGTFQSVAPGEDIRFLLASLVVVIVGGMGSIPGAALGALLIGLAEQFGSVYFPTYAVVLTFLIMVVVLAFRPQGLMGRA comes from the coding sequence GTGAGAGGGTTTTACAGCCGTCACCCGGTCTGGAGCGGGATCATCGCGATTCTCGTCGCGATCCTTCTGTGGATGATCTTCGCACTCTGGCCGGACTGGCTGACGGACGCCATCGGGCGCAAGAAGATCTTCCTCAACGCGCTCTTCAACGGGGTGACGCTGGGCGGGCTGTATTTCCTTGTCGCCTCGGGCTTCACGCTGATCTTCGGGTTGATGCGCAACGTCAATCTCGCGCATGGCTCGCTCTATCTTCTCGGCGGCTATGTCGGGTTTCTGGCGGCGGACTGGACCGGCTACTGGCTGCTCGCATTTCCGGCCGCCTTCGTCGTCGTCGCCGCGCTCGGCGTGCTTTTGCAGATCTTCGTCTTCCGTCGGATGGAGGGGGAGGATCTGCGCCAGACGTTGGTGACCATCGGTATTTCCATCGTTCTGGCGGACCTGATGCTCTGGATCTGGGGGGGCGACTATTACAACATCTCGCCGCCGGGCTGGCTGAGCGGGCCGGTGGAGACATTCCTCTCCACCGCGCAGAAAAGATCGGGCGACATCGTCTACATGAAATATCCGGTGGTGCGGATCGTGATTTTCCTGGCTTCCGTGGCGGTCGGGGTCGCGATGTGGCTGCTTCTCAACCGGACGCGGGTGGGCATGCTGATCCGCGCCGGGGTCGATGACCGCGACATGCTCTCGGCGACGGGCGCGCGCATCCAGCTCGTTTTCGTCGGCGTCTTCGCTTTCGGCGCCGGGCTCGCCGGCATGGCCGGCGTCGTCGGCGGCACCTTCCAGTCGGTCGCGCCGGGCGAGGACATCCGCTTTCTTCTCGCCTCGCTCGTCGTGGTGATCGTCGGCGGGATGGGTTCGATTCCCGGCGCCGCGCTCGGCGCGCTGCTGATCGGCCTCGCGGAGCAGTTCGGCTCGGTCTATTTCCCGACCTATGCGGTCGTTCTCACCTTCCTGATCATGGTCGTCGTGCTGGCCTTCCGGCCGCAGGGCCTTATGGGGAGGGCCTGA